ATCAAAGAAGACTTGTGCGCCCGGTATTATGTGCGTTATATGGATGATTTTATTATCCTGGGCGATAACAAACGCCAGCTGTGGGCTGTGTTGGATGAGATTAAAGGCTTTTTAGACTTTAAGCTGAACCTGCAGTTAAATGGTAAGACCGGAGTTTTCCCGGTTAATCAGGGAATAGATTTTTTAGGTTATCGCATTTGGGCAACGCATAGACTGATTCGTAAATCTAGTAAAAAGCGCATGAAGCGTAAGCTGAGGTCTTTTAAAAAGAGATATGCAGCAGGCAAAATCGACAAGGAGCGGATAAATTCCAGTATACAAAGTTGGCTGGGCCATTGCAAACACGCTAATACTCATAATTTAAGGCGCAGGCTGCTTGATAATTTTATTCCTTAACCTATTACTGTTGGTTACCGGAGGTGGATGCATGGCAGTAGAAGAATGGTACTCAAATAAAGAGCTGTTCGAGATGTTCTCAGCAACAGCACGACAAATGGACGAGCTAAGAGAGGAAATGGTTCGGACAACGACCTTAATTCGTGATTATAACGGGTTACGTGAAAAAATCGGGGTGTTGGAACAAGAAGTATCAAGCTTACAAGGTGCAAGACGAACGGGACGAGACTACACGGGCTGGATATTCGCTGTAGTGATGGCGATTATCACAGTCCTTTCCTATGTAAGGGGGTAATAATTATGACTTCGTGTTTAGACCCGGGGCATGGCTACAACACAGCCGGTAAGCGTAGCCCCGATGGATCACTGCTGGAGTATGAATTCAATCAGGCGGTTGCCGATATTGCCGAGAGAATGCTTCGGCAGCGCGGTAAAGATGTAGTTCTAACAAAGAAAAAAGGCGATCCTGATGTTCCCCTGGGTACCAGGTGCAAGATTGCCAATAACGAAAAGGCCAAATGCTTTATTAGCATCCACGCTAACGCCCATTTAAACACCTGGAGCAATGCCGGGGGTTTCGAGGTATATCACTTCCCCGGAAGCAATACCGGAAGAAAACTAGCCGAGATTGCTCACAAGCATCTGCGGCAAAAACTAAAAATCAGAGATCGGGGCATAAAGCAGGCCAACTTTGCAGTGCTCAGGGAAACAAACATGCCTGCCATTCTGATTGAGTTTGCTTTTTTCACTAATCAAGAGGAATGCGCCTTACTCAAAACCGATGCTTTTAGGGAAGCCTGCGCTGAGGTTGTTGTTCTAACTGAGATTGAGTATACTGGAGACCCCGGAAAGGCTGCAGCTCCAGTGAGCAATGGAAACAAAATGCCTATCATTGGCAAGCAATACCTTACTGCCGGACAGCTGGACGCTTATGTGCGTTCCAAAAATCCAAATGCTCCCGACTTGGTTGACTACTATCTTAAGCTGGGAGATGAAATGGGAATTCGAGGTGATATAGCCTTTTGTCAGAGCTGCAAGGAGACGAAGTTTTTTAAGTTTGGCGGAGATGTGCTGCCAGAACAAAACAACTTTGCCGGGATCGGCACCACCGGTGGCGGCGTAAGAGGAGCATACTTCGATACCCCCAGGCAGGGCATACTTGCCCAATTGCAGCACCTTTGGGCTTATGCAACTAAAGACCCCTTGCCTGCTGGTATGGAGGTTATTGACCCCAGGTTTGACTTGGTAAGCAGGGGTTCTGCACCATGCTGGGAGGATCTAAGCGGTAAGTGGGCCACCGACCCTGGCTATGGCCGTTCAATAATCCATGATTTTTATGCCGAGGCGAAGTCCTTCCCTGATACGTCCAGGGTACCCAAGGAGGACGGTGCGGAGATTGAAGAACCCGGCCCCTCACCTCAGCCACTACCGGAAGTCAAAAAGGCGGAGAAAAAACAGAAGGTCCTCCATACTGCAGCTATTATCGAAGGACAGGCGCTGCCTGCTGTGGTAATTGAAGGTAAGGGGTACGTTGGTGTGAGTGATATTGAGAACTATCTAGACCTAAACGCTCTGTGGGACAAGAAGAATAGCGTGATTATGTTTTTGAGGAGGTAGCCAAGAATGGACGTAGTAATGTCCCTCTTTATTCCGTTTGTAATGCTATGTGCTATTTGCATCTTGGTGGATAAGCTTACACTGGCATTAGAAGCCCTGGTTCATGCTATTCCAGGGCTTCCAGACCGTTTCGAGCCTTATATTGCTTACGTTTTTGTTTTCATCGGTGGTTTCGTGGTCTGCTGGCGCATGGATTGGAGTTTTTTTTACTTACCTTGATGCTCGGTTCCAGAACCAATGGGAAGCGTGGCTGTTTTCTGCTCTTTTGGTTAGTGGTGGCAGTGCTCTGGTGCGAAAATTATTCGATATGGTAAGTCTTATTCCGTCCGGAGCAAGCTCTGTAACCACTATCGCAAAGCGGGCGGTAAAAAAGAAACTGGAATATGATAGCGACCGATACAGTGATAATATTTAGGAGGGGGATAAAATAATGCAACGTGATTTATTAATTCGGTTAAAAAGTCGTAAGTTTCTTATGGCTCTTGCCAATTTTCTGTTTGTGGTTTTGAATGAAGTTGCCGGCACACCTGTAGACCGGGAAGCTTATTTTGCAGTTACTGGCGGCATTATCGCTTTTATCGCGGGAGAGTCATACATTGACGGTCAGGCGACAGATAAATAATCACTATTCACCCTCGGCCCAAGTGGTCGGGGGTTATTTTTTATGCCTTGAAATGTTGCAATATAATTTGGTATATGTTAATTAATAATAAGCTGTTTCCTCTGCTCTGGTTTTTAAGTAAAAATAATGTAGTAATTGGTCGAAAAGCAGGAAATCTTAGTTTGGTATGTAAATACTGATAAAAACAAATGGGAGGTATGGTTATTGAAAAAATTAATTATCATCGCCTTGTTGCTGCTATTATTGTCCTTTACGGGTTGTGCTTCTAAGGATGAGGGAGACAACAGCACAAACCCTGAACCAGCGACACAACAACAGGCAGAATCTGAACCTGAATCATTGCCAGAACCAAACACCAGCGCAATGGTGGATTACATCGCAACCAAGGCTAAAGTAGACGCCAAAAACATTAACGACCAGCAAACCAAAGAGGCAATTGAGTTTATAAAGTCCAATATCAGTGACTTTTTCCGTGACAATAAGACTATGGAAACTGGAATGTATTATGGTTATCTATTAGAATACGCTTATAAAGACACTGATAACCGGGTATATGCCGAGCTCGGCATGGATACCTACCAAGCTATCAAATACGTATACCGTGGAGCCGAAAAGGTAGAGGATCAAGCCACACAAACTAATATTAGCCAGGTGCGCGAAAGTCTTGATGCTATTGAATAGCAAATATTCTGCTTATACCTATATCCCTGGGCGTTAACCCAGGGGTTTTTTTTAAATTTTGGGGTTCCCCAACGCACCCGCCCCGTACGCTGGCGGGTGCGCTCAAGTTTAGTTCGTTGCGCCACCCGGTATTTAGGCTCCTGGGGAGAGTCAAGTTTCGTCTGGAGTTATGGCCATCGGCCCCAGACTGTTGCATGCGCTTTTCGCCATTCACCTCACCGTCCTTTGCTTTGGAGTGCAGCTGCCTTATTGATTAATAGTATAAACGATTATTCAATAAAAGTCAATAAAAAAGAGCCCTTTTATATTTCTCTAAGGGCTCTTTTTCTTATATATTCGCTTGCGTTTGGTTCACCGCTTGGTTTGATGTACCCAGCTTTAAAAGCTAACTCACCGATTTTTTTCCATTCTTTATCAGTTACCTTTATACCTCTCATTTTCCTGGGCTGACTCGTAGATTTGCTGCCGGGTTTCCTGCCTGCCCCTGGGCGTGCTCCGCCTTTTGCCATAACACCACCGTCCTTTATGAATAAAAGTATAAACGATATTAAAAAGGAACGCAAGGCATTTAGTCCGGCCATAAATAGTCCACGCTTTTCCCCAGCGCTTTGGCTATTTTCTTAGCCGTTTTTAGGTAAATATCCTTTTGATCGTTCATGATTTTACTAATCTCGCCCTGGGCTATTCCTGTCCTTTTCGACAATTCTTGCTGGGTAATTCTTTTTAACTTCATAACCTCTTGCAGCCTGTTCATAACTAGGTTTTCTGCCGGTTACATACTGTTTCCTTTGAGCGCGAAAAATATAAGCTTTCACTTATATTTTACCTAAAAAAGGGAAAAATGTCGCAGAAGATGTAGCTTTTTAGGGAGTAGCTATAGCATATTTCGACACACGGGTTGGTGTAAACTAGGAGTAGAAAAAGTTGTCAGTTGGAAAATCAATTGCAAAACTACGTAAACAGAAAAAATGGACACAATCAAAGCTGGCAAAAGAAACAGGTCTAAGCCGTGGATATATCGCTTCGATCGAGCAAGGAAGGAGGCATCCAGCACTTAAAACCCTGACCATTATCGCGGAGAAATTAGGGGTTGAAATGAGAGAATTAATTAGAGGAGGAGATCACCTTGATTGAAATTGAAAAGCGCATTTACATAGATGCTTATGAGGATACACGCCAAAACGAGGAATACATTAACCAGGTAGCCTTAATCATTAAACTGGGAAAAGAAATTATGGCGATGCTTGGTCCGGATCGAAAAAAAATATTTTTAGATTATGAAAGGCAGGTGGGGCTGTCACAGAGAATATATTTAAATAATGTTTACCGGGTGGGGCTTAAGGACGGTCGTAATCTGGCTTGCCAGGCTTTGATTGAGCCCAACAAAATGCCCAACAGAAAATCAGTATATCTCTAAATGGTGTTATTGAATATTGCAGTAGTTGCGTATCACGCAGCACACTAACATAAAATAGCGGCCTGCCAAAGCCGCATAATTCATGAAAAATTTTACGTGTTGCGTGATGTGTAGTATATTACCTTGGGGTGGTAGAGGTCGCAGGTTCAACTCCTGTCGCTCCGACCATTGAATAAACCCCAGAAAATCCTGAAGCCGTTGGTTTTGGGATTTTTATTTGCATATTGGAAAGCATAAACCTTTCCGACATGCATAGGGGCAACTAATGCTTACACCGTCGCCTAAAGGCTTAGTGTAAGCCAAGTTTTTTTATTAGGGAGAGAACCTGAGTATTCAGTTTAAATAATGACATCCGATGTAAGTTATATAAGAAGGATTAAGATACAAAGGTAAGGGGGATGGAGATGGAAAAAATTAAAGTGTTATTCCATGTCTCAGAAAATGAAATTTGGCAAAAGACAATTGCCAATATCACAAATTATTTTAAGGATGTAGAAGAGAATACAGTACATATTGAAGTGGTTGCCAATGCAGGGGCTGTGGCTTCTTATTTTGCCAACCAGGACAGGCCCCAGTTGCTGCAACAGATGGAAGCTCTTGCCCAAAGGGGAGTTGATTTCACAGCTTGTCGGAATGCTCTCAGCGCCCATCATTTAGATGAACAATCATTACCGTCCTTTGTGCGGGTTGTTTCTGGTGGTATAACCGAAATTGTTAACCGTCAAAGAAAAGGGTATCTGTATATCAAGCCTTAATAGATTTTGCAAAAGAACCCTATTGCTGGGTTCTTTTTGTTTTTAATGTTATATTTATCCAACCGATGCATATGTATCAAGCAGACACGAAAACAGAATAAAGGAGAACTCTAAATGCCAAGAATAGTATATTGTTCTCTGTGCTCTGCCTTGATACTAGTGCTTTTAATATTGTGTTCTTACCCCGTTGAAACTGGCTTATATACATTTGCCAATAACCATAACTCTATTCAAGTTAGAGGTAGTCTAGGAGAGGGTGCTACTGCTTTAACCTATGCACCTGGTATTTGCAATCCGATTAACCTTACTGCCAAGGGAGCCATCCTGGTTAATCAGGATACCGGACAAGTAATATATGCTGATCAGGAACACCAGCCCTTTCACCCGGCATCGATAACCAAACTTATGGTCCTTTACATTTTGTTAGAAAATATCCATAATGGGGTTCTTCATTGGGAGGACCCTGTACAGGCCAGTAAAAAAGTTGAGAGAATTAATGAGGCTCAGATTTATTTGAGAGAGGGGGAGGTCCTCAGTCTAGAAGAAATGATAAAAGCCATGGTTGTGGCTTCCGCCAATGATGCTGCTGTGGCCCTTGCCGAAAGAGTGGCGGGCAGTGAAGCGGCATTTGTAGAGATAATGAATGCTAAGGCCCTAGAATTAGGGCTGAGGAATAGTCACTTTATTAATGCCTCAGGTTTGCCAGCGTCCAATTCGTATAATCATTATATGTCTGCCTATGATATTGCTCTCCTCGCTAAGTATTTGTTAGAAGAATACCCCGAAGTACTGGAGTTTTCCAGATTAACTACCACAACAATTCGGAACGGAAGTTTTCCAATCGCCAATACCAATAGTCTATTAGGGATTTTTCAGGGGATGGATGGTTTAAAAACAGGTTATACAGACCGGGCCGGTTGGTGTTTAGTGGCAACTGCCCAACGAAATGGTCAGCGTATGATCAGTGTGGTCCTTGGTTCACCCTCCAATGAGATTAGAAAAGCAAATACCACTGCATTGTTAAATTATGGGTTTCAGCATTATCAAAGGGTGAATAATATTTATGTAAATGGGATTAAGTGCAATTATATTCAGTCCCCTCTGGCTGTTGATGGAACTGTGTTAGTACCAATCAATATTCTGAGTGATACCATGGGTCTAAAGGTACAGTACCAAAAAGAAAAAATCTTCCTTAGTGGGTGGGGGACCCAAGTAGAATTTCAGGTAGACTCCGATAAGGCTATCTGGAGTAACAAAGCTATAAAGTTACCTCAACCAGTACAAAAGGTAAAGGGTACCATAATGGTACCTGTCAGATTTATTAGCCAGATCTTTGGGGCAGATGTACAATGGGATGGGAAAAAGAAAAGCATTCATATTTATACAGAAATGCATAGGACATTGGGGGAAAACAGACTTATGTTTTAATTTAGTGTTCAAATTAGCGTATAGATAAAGGAGGAAGCACTTTCTCCTTTATAAAAGTTATATAAAATTTAGCTAATATATTTAAATCGATCCTTTAATTCACCATTATGCATTACCTTCTGGAAGAACATTTCGAAAGGCCTTACCCATATGCTACCATCCTTCTCACAGCGATAGACAACTAGAAGCTCCTCTGTTTCAGAATGTTTTGCTAGATAAAGTACCTCATAATAATTTCCCTTAAAATGTTGATATTTTCCAATTTTAATCATATTTTCCTCCTTGAGACTAAAAAATTTATCCTAATAAAGTTCTACTGATCAATGTTTTATACCTGTTTTAAAAAGGATGGAAATGATTAGAATTTTATACGGTATAATAATTGTAAAAGCTTTATAAAGGATGTGAACCGATGGAACAAATAAGTCTAAAATATAAACTGAATGACAAACCACCTTTACTGGAAATGCTTCTTTACGGACTACAATGGTTAGCTATTTCGGTGCCCACAATTATTATTATTGGTCAGGTGGTAGCAGGTATTCACTCTTCCAGTACAACTGAACAAGTGTTGTATATACAGAAGTTGTTTTTTGTGACAGGCTTAAGCCTGGGTGTGCAGATACTCTGGGGACACAGGTTGCCCGTTATTATTGGGCCTGCTTCGGTGTTGCTGGTGAGTATTATTGCATGTCAAGGAAAAAGTTTAAACACTGTTTACACTTCGGTCTTGGTGGGCGGGGCTTTT
This genomic interval from Desulforamulus reducens MI-1 contains the following:
- a CDS encoding helix-turn-helix domain-containing protein; the protein is MSVGKSIAKLRKQKKWTQSKLAKETGLSRGYIASIEQGRRHPALKTLTIIAEKLGVEMRELIRGGDHLD
- a CDS encoding N-acetylmuramoyl-L-alanine amidase, encoding MTSCLDPGHGYNTAGKRSPDGSLLEYEFNQAVADIAERMLRQRGKDVVLTKKKGDPDVPLGTRCKIANNEKAKCFISIHANAHLNTWSNAGGFEVYHFPGSNTGRKLAEIAHKHLRQKLKIRDRGIKQANFAVLRETNMPAILIEFAFFTNQEECALLKTDAFREACAEVVVLTEIEYTGDPGKAAAPVSNGNKMPIIGKQYLTAGQLDAYVRSKNPNAPDLVDYYLKLGDEMGIRGDIAFCQSCKETKFFKFGGDVLPEQNNFAGIGTTGGGVRGAYFDTPRQGILAQLQHLWAYATKDPLPAGMEVIDPRFDLVSRGSAPCWEDLSGKWATDPGYGRSIIHDFYAEAKSFPDTSRVPKEDGAEIEEPGPSPQPLPEVKKAEKKQKVLHTAAIIEGQALPAVVIEGKGYVGVSDIENYLDLNALWDKKNSVIMFLRR
- a CDS encoding stalk domain-containing protein translates to MPRIVYCSLCSALILVLLILCSYPVETGLYTFANNHNSIQVRGSLGEGATALTYAPGICNPINLTAKGAILVNQDTGQVIYADQEHQPFHPASITKLMVLYILLENIHNGVLHWEDPVQASKKVERINEAQIYLREGEVLSLEEMIKAMVVASANDAAVALAERVAGSEAAFVEIMNAKALELGLRNSHFINASGLPASNSYNHYMSAYDIALLAKYLLEEYPEVLEFSRLTTTTIRNGSFPIANTNSLLGIFQGMDGLKTGYTDRAGWCLVATAQRNGQRMISVVLGSPSNEIRKANTTALLNYGFQHYQRVNNIYVNGIKCNYIQSPLAVDGTVLVPINILSDTMGLKVQYQKEKIFLSGWGTQVEFQVDSDKAIWSNKAIKLPQPVQKVKGTIMVPVRFISQIFGADVQWDGKKKSIHIYTEMHRTLGENRLMF
- a CDS encoding DsrE family protein; translated protein: MEKIKVLFHVSENEIWQKTIANITNYFKDVEENTVHIEVVANAGAVASYFANQDRPQLLQQMEALAQRGVDFTACRNALSAHHLDEQSLPSFVRVVSGGITEIVNRQRKGYLYIKP
- a CDS encoding helix-turn-helix domain-containing protein, yielding MNRLQEVMKLKRITQQELSKRTGIAQGEISKIMNDQKDIYLKTAKKIAKALGKSVDYLWPD
- a CDS encoding DUF1653 domain-containing protein, with the translated sequence MIKIGKYQHFKGNYYEVLYLAKHSETEELLVVYRCEKDGSIWVRPFEMFFQKVMHNGELKDRFKYIS